A portion of the Paucilactobacillus hokkaidonensis JCM 18461 genome contains these proteins:
- the uxaC gene encoding glucuronate isomerase, with the protein MALLDDDFLLKNDMAKKLFNDHAKKMPIIDFHCHLNPEEIYENKNYPNITRIWINEDHYGDHYKWRLMRANGVPEELITGDGDEYEKFMAWAGTIEKAAGNPLYEWTHLELRRFFGINETFNRKTAPAIWEKANKMLQTDAFKPRNLIKNSNVKAVCTTDDPASDLKYHKLLKKEERESGFRTLPAMRPDKLIQLDKPGYGEYLQTLSEVSNVKVTDFDSMIKAVHQRFEYFNEMGGRLSDHSLLTYHFVEASKAELNAIMQKAIKDEDLTPVEIDKYLTGLLENLMKFNKEFDWTMQFHVNSVRDLNKPMYKKLGADTGYDAVGTQPDIALHLQKLYTKMRDTNDVPKSIFYSLNPNDWMELSTMMGAFLEGGVQRMQLGAGWWFNDTAEGMHEQLRIFAQESLLPNFVGMLTDSRSFLSYPRHEYFRRVLCNFYGELVEDGRVPDDEDYLGKIVEDISYNNAYNFFGFFKDATPEKLFN; encoded by the coding sequence ATGGCATTACTTGATGACGATTTCTTATTAAAAAATGACATGGCCAAGAAACTATTCAATGACCACGCTAAAAAAATGCCAATCATTGATTTCCATTGTCATTTGAATCCAGAAGAAATTTACGAGAATAAAAATTATCCAAATATTACACGGATTTGGATTAATGAAGACCATTATGGTGACCATTATAAATGGCGCTTAATGCGTGCTAATGGTGTTCCTGAAGAATTAATCACTGGCGATGGCGATGAATATGAAAAGTTTATGGCTTGGGCTGGTACGATTGAAAAAGCAGCTGGTAACCCATTGTATGAATGGACTCACCTTGAATTACGCCGTTTCTTTGGCATTAACGAAACGTTCAATCGCAAAACTGCTCCTGCTATTTGGGAGAAAGCTAACAAAATGCTCCAAACGGACGCTTTCAAGCCACGTAATTTAATCAAAAACTCTAATGTTAAAGCCGTTTGTACAACCGATGATCCTGCCTCTGATTTAAAGTATCATAAGTTGTTAAAGAAAGAGGAAAGGGAAAGTGGTTTCCGTACTTTACCTGCAATGCGTCCTGATAAATTAATTCAGTTGGACAAACCAGGTTATGGCGAATATCTACAAACATTGAGTGAAGTTTCAAATGTTAAGGTAACGGACTTTGACAGTATGATCAAAGCAGTTCATCAACGATTTGAATACTTTAATGAAATGGGTGGTCGGCTATCTGACCATTCTCTACTCACTTACCACTTTGTTGAGGCTTCAAAGGCTGAATTAAATGCGATTATGCAAAAGGCGATCAAAGATGAAGATTTGACACCTGTAGAAATCGATAAATATTTGACCGGTTTACTTGAAAACCTGATGAAGTTTAACAAAGAGTTTGATTGGACAATGCAGTTCCACGTTAATTCAGTGCGGGACTTAAACAAACCAATGTACAAAAAGCTTGGCGCAGATACTGGCTACGATGCTGTGGGAACCCAACCAGATATCGCTTTGCATCTACAAAAGTTGTATACCAAGATGCGAGACACAAATGATGTTCCTAAGTCCATTTTCTACTCATTAAATCCTAATGACTGGATGGAATTATCAACGATGATGGGTGCCTTTCTAGAAGGTGGCGTTCAGCGCATGCAACTTGGTGCTGGTTGGTGGTTTAATGACACCGCCGAAGGAATGCACGAACAATTACGAATTTTTGCACAAGAAAGTCTCTTGCCAAACTTCGTAGGTATGCTGACAGATTCACGGAGCTTCTTGTCATACCCCCGACATGAATATTTCCGTCGTGTGTTATGTAATTTCTACGGCGAATTGGTTGAAGATGGGCGTGTTCCTGATGATGAAGATTATTTGGGCAAGATTGTGGAAGATATTTCGTATAATAATGCGTATAACTTCTTTGGCTTCTTTAAAGATGCTACCCCAGAAAAATTATTTAATTAA
- a CDS encoding LacI family DNA-binding transcriptional regulator, with translation MAKLAGVSHTTVSRALNDSVAVKMETKQRIRAIADELGYVPNLNAKGLANQHSYLIGVFFSNLEIGTSSSFLAEVIDEINKNIPSEYSVSINSINKDTAQVLQKFDGVLIVSQSNSDDHFIDQMVQRKLPLVVLNREIERSDVSNLAADEYIGAKNITEYAIRLGHTRFGFIKGLSGFASTDQRQNGFYDALDEHQLNIDPDFVKEGNYLPKSGYAAMRAILAGSTRPTCVFCANDDMTIGAIRACSDLGYRVPEDISIFGYDDMRYSKYLIPALTTVHKPTGLIAERGIKLLTQMLASDEEIAPIKEVIDPTPIVRNSVQDLR, from the coding sequence ATCGCTAAGCTAGCTGGAGTTTCACATACCACTGTTTCACGAGCGTTGAATGACAGTGTTGCAGTAAAAATGGAAACTAAACAAAGAATTAGAGCGATTGCTGACGAACTAGGTTATGTTCCTAATTTAAATGCCAAAGGGCTAGCTAATCAGCACTCTTATTTAATTGGGGTCTTTTTTTCTAATCTAGAAATTGGAACTTCATCCAGCTTTTTAGCGGAAGTTATTGATGAAATTAACAAGAATATTCCATCCGAGTATTCAGTTTCAATTAATAGTATTAATAAAGACACTGCTCAGGTATTACAAAAGTTTGATGGGGTTTTAATTGTTAGTCAATCTAATTCTGATGACCATTTTATCGATCAAATGGTGCAACGAAAGTTACCGTTAGTAGTTTTGAATCGTGAAATTGAGCGATCAGATGTTTCCAACTTAGCAGCTGACGAGTATATTGGTGCTAAAAATATTACTGAATATGCGATTCGCTTAGGACACACAAGGTTTGGCTTTATCAAAGGGTTGTCTGGTTTTGCTTCTACTGATCAGCGTCAAAACGGTTTCTATGATGCATTGGACGAGCATCAATTAAATATTGATCCGGACTTTGTCAAAGAGGGAAACTATTTACCCAAAAGTGGGTATGCAGCAATGCGGGCAATTTTGGCCGGCAGTACTCGTCCTACCTGTGTTTTTTGCGCCAATGATGACATGACAATCGGTGCAATTCGAGCTTGTTCAGATTTAGGTTATCGAGTACCAGAAGATATTTCAATTTTTGGGTATGACGACATGCGTTATTCAAAATATTTGATTCCAGCACTGACAACAGTGCATAAACCAACTGGCTTAATTGCAGAACGCGGAATTAAACTATTAACTCAGATGCTAGCTAGTGATGAAGAGATTGCTCCAATTAAGGAAGTTATTGATCCAACTCCGATTGTACGTAACTCAGTGCAAGATTTGAGATAA
- a CDS encoding MFS transporter gives MNQNWQTKWPERISYGLSDAADNLVFQVMTTYLLFFYTDVYGLNPGAVAILFVVARIADVIESFLIGTMIDHTHSKWGKSRPFFLWYALPYVVFAILTFVTPSFNATGKLIWAYVTYLGLGFFYTAVNLPITAILPTLSQNERELTLLGVIRQFFGSSVQIIVAVFTLPLVAFFGKGNQQHGFLMTITLFGIISLILIWNTFLHVRERFTDTKISHQPMKKVLSMLVKNKPWIVISVVILLFWLVTAIKNQTTIYYFKYTLHNEGLVPLANGFTLASLIGVVLIMRLTNPFGKKQTMLGGIATAFVGQLIMLAGVYLPSLHTLFAGIVINSLGHGMIVGLVSIMIADTIRYGTTMGIQAEGILASTDNFGVNVGLGVGGLITAGLFDYSGYVSNHAQNIATLHMIDINYIWIPLVIYIAMFLILLRYDEKIMQDAINAYV, from the coding sequence ATGAATCAAAATTGGCAAACTAAATGGCCGGAGCGGATTAGCTATGGACTGAGCGACGCGGCAGATAATCTCGTCTTTCAAGTGATGACTACTTACCTGTTGTTTTTTTACACAGATGTTTACGGACTAAATCCCGGTGCTGTCGCCATTTTATTTGTGGTGGCTCGGATTGCGGACGTAATTGAAAGTTTCTTAATTGGTACAATGATTGACCATACGCATTCCAAATGGGGTAAAAGTCGCCCATTTTTCCTATGGTACGCGCTACCTTACGTAGTATTTGCGATTTTAACATTTGTAACGCCTAGTTTTAATGCCACTGGCAAACTTATTTGGGCATACGTTACTTACTTAGGTCTAGGTTTCTTTTACACCGCCGTTAATTTACCGATTACTGCAATTTTGCCAACACTGTCTCAAAACGAGCGTGAACTGACTTTGCTGGGAGTCATTCGACAGTTTTTCGGTAGCTCCGTCCAAATTATTGTGGCCGTTTTTACACTGCCACTGGTAGCATTTTTTGGTAAGGGCAATCAGCAACATGGCTTTTTAATGACAATTACCCTGTTTGGAATTATTTCGTTAATTTTAATCTGGAATACATTTTTACACGTGCGGGAACGGTTCACGGATACTAAAATTTCGCACCAACCAATGAAAAAAGTACTGTCTATGCTAGTCAAAAATAAACCATGGATTGTGATTTCAGTCGTTATTTTGCTATTTTGGCTCGTAACAGCGATTAAAAATCAAACTACGATCTACTACTTTAAGTACACATTGCACAATGAAGGTCTGGTACCATTAGCTAACGGGTTTACACTAGCTTCATTGATAGGAGTCGTTTTGATTATGCGTCTGACCAATCCATTTGGTAAAAAACAAACCATGTTGGGTGGAATTGCGACTGCATTTGTTGGACAACTAATTATGTTAGCCGGTGTATATCTGCCATCCCTCCACACATTATTTGCTGGGATCGTGATTAATTCGTTGGGCCATGGAATGATTGTGGGACTGGTGTCCATCATGATTGCAGACACAATTCGTTACGGAACAACAATGGGAATCCAAGCTGAAGGCATCCTGGCCTCAACTGATAATTTCGGCGTCAATGTCGGTCTTGGTGTCGGTGGACTAATTACTGCCGGACTATTTGACTACTCTGGTTATGTCTCTAATCATGCCCAAAATATTGCTACTTTGCATATGATTGATATCAATTACATTTGGATTCCACTGGTTATTTATATAGCTATGTTTTTAATTTTGCTGCGGTATGATGAAAAAATAATGCAGGATGCAATTAATGCGTATGTATAA
- a CDS encoding type II toxin-antitoxin system PemK/MazF family toxin, with protein sequence MNSKYPYQREIIWLDFDPSLGFEINKRRPALVISSDKYNLATHMCVVLPITSTHKGINIFTPFSAKKISGCVNTLQIRTVDYQRRKFEHIEFMSQPDFFLAIERHKVNVY encoded by the coding sequence ATGAATAGCAAGTATCCGTACCAACGTGAAATTATTTGGTTAGATTTTGATCCTTCCTTGGGCTTTGAAATTAACAAACGCAGACCTGCACTTGTGATTTCAAGTGATAAATATAACTTAGCAACTCACATGTGTGTTGTACTACCAATTACTTCAACCCATAAAGGAATAAATATCTTTACACCGTTTTCAGCAAAAAAAATAAGCGGTTGTGTCAATACGTTGCAGATCAGAACTGTTGATTATCAACGGCGAAAGTTTGAACATATCGAATTTATGTCTCAACCGGATTTCTTTTTAGCTATTGAACGGCACAAAGTGAATGTGTACTAA